The following proteins are encoded in a genomic region of Alistipes shahii WAL 8301:
- the purK gene encoding 5-(carboxyamino)imidazole ribonucleotide synthase produces the protein MKTIGIIGGGQLGLMIAEQARELGVRTVCLDPAADAPAFNVCDDHIVAAYDDAAALEELCRRSDAVTYEFENVPGDILIPLCGKYNIPQGYKPLYDSQDRLREKSNARDHGLRTPGFEAVDDEASLREAVRRLGLPAVLKTRTLGYDGHGQRVLKTEADIAGALPLLAVPCILEEFVPFDSEASIVMVADGERVVSFPVGRNVHRDGILDLCIVPAEVDSGVLARMKAQSERFMRDCGYRGILAIEYFIKGGEIYFNEMAPRPHNSGHYTIEGATTNQFRELVRYLVGEPLQEPQPVAPTVMKNILGQDLEAAERIAAENLPGVYVHLYGKTESRPKRKMGHITFVGMDAARFEAEWAGRFVK, from the coding sequence ATGAAGACCATCGGTATCATAGGTGGCGGCCAGCTGGGGCTGATGATCGCCGAGCAGGCGCGGGAACTGGGCGTGCGCACCGTGTGCCTCGACCCGGCGGCCGACGCTCCGGCGTTCAACGTTTGCGACGATCATATCGTCGCGGCCTACGACGATGCCGCGGCGCTCGAGGAGCTGTGCCGCCGCAGCGACGCGGTGACCTATGAATTCGAAAACGTACCGGGGGATATTCTGATTCCGCTGTGCGGGAAATACAACATCCCGCAGGGCTACAAACCCCTTTACGATTCGCAGGACCGCCTGCGCGAGAAGTCGAACGCCCGCGACCACGGGCTGCGCACGCCCGGTTTCGAGGCCGTGGACGACGAAGCGTCGCTGCGCGAAGCCGTGCGGCGGCTGGGGCTTCCCGCCGTGCTGAAAACCCGCACGCTGGGCTACGACGGCCACGGGCAGCGGGTGCTGAAGACGGAGGCCGACATCGCCGGGGCGCTGCCCCTGCTTGCGGTTCCCTGCATCCTGGAGGAGTTCGTGCCGTTCGATTCCGAGGCCAGCATCGTGATGGTGGCGGACGGCGAGCGGGTCGTGAGTTTTCCCGTGGGGCGCAATGTCCACCGCGACGGGATTCTGGATTTGTGCATCGTACCTGCCGAAGTCGATTCCGGGGTGCTGGCGCGCATGAAGGCCCAGAGCGAGCGTTTCATGCGCGATTGCGGCTATCGGGGCATCCTGGCCATCGAGTATTTCATCAAGGGCGGTGAAATCTACTTCAACGAGATGGCCCCGCGCCCGCATAACTCGGGTCACTACACCATCGAAGGCGCGACCACGAACCAGTTCCGCGAACTGGTCCGCTATCTGGTCGGGGAGCCTTTGCAGGAGCCGCAGCCGGTGGCTCCCACGGTGATGAAAAACATTCTGGGACAGGATCTCGAAGCCGCGGAGCGAATCGCCGCGGAGAACCTCCCGGGCGTATATGTCCACCTCTACGGCAAGACGGAGAGCCGTCCCAAGCGCAAGATGGGCCACATTACGTTCGTGGGGATGGATGCCGCACGGTTCGAGGCCGAATGGGCCGGACGTTTTGTGAAATAA
- the pyrB gene encoding aspartate carbamoyltransferase produces the protein MRHLIDPTDLTVAETEQIVALAEDIIANRAKYSEACRGKKLATLFYEPSTRTRLSFTAAMLELGGQVIGFSDANSSSVSKGETVADTVRVIRCFADIIAMRHFKEGAPLVASQYAGIPVINAGDGSHAHPTQTLTDLLTIKREKGRFDNMTIGFCGDLKFGRTVHSLIKALSRYSNIKVILIAPQELRLPDYMLAEMAENSRLEFREVETMEEVMPELDILYMTRVQKERFLDEEEFDRVKNSFVLNPEKLKTAKEDMIILHPLPRVNEITRAVDNDPRAAYFRQVENGKFVRMALIYTLLRWADENRPFERTPVFSERYVVNEYECPNRRCISATEDVDRLFHRQADGTCRCAYCEAKAR, from the coding sequence TAGCTCTGGCCGAGGACATTATCGCCAACCGCGCCAAGTACAGCGAGGCGTGCAGGGGCAAGAAACTGGCCACGCTCTTCTACGAGCCTTCGACCCGCACGCGGTTGAGTTTCACGGCGGCGATGCTCGAACTGGGCGGGCAGGTCATCGGCTTCTCCGACGCCAACTCCTCGTCGGTGTCGAAGGGCGAGACGGTGGCCGACACCGTGCGCGTGATCCGCTGCTTTGCCGACATCATCGCCATGCGTCACTTCAAGGAGGGTGCGCCGTTGGTGGCCTCGCAGTATGCGGGCATCCCGGTCATCAACGCCGGCGACGGCAGCCACGCCCATCCCACGCAGACGCTTACCGACCTCTTGACGATCAAGCGCGAGAAGGGCCGTTTCGACAACATGACGATCGGTTTCTGCGGCGACCTGAAATTCGGCCGCACGGTCCACTCGCTGATCAAGGCGCTGTCGCGCTATTCGAATATCAAGGTGATCCTGATCGCTCCGCAGGAGCTGCGCCTTCCGGACTACATGCTCGCCGAGATGGCCGAGAACTCGCGTCTGGAGTTTCGCGAGGTCGAGACCATGGAGGAGGTGATGCCCGAATTGGACATCCTCTACATGACCCGCGTGCAGAAGGAGCGTTTCCTCGACGAGGAGGAGTTCGACCGCGTGAAGAACAGCTTCGTGCTCAACCCCGAGAAACTGAAGACCGCCAAGGAGGATATGATCATTCTCCACCCGCTGCCGCGCGTCAACGAGATCACGCGCGCCGTGGACAACGATCCCCGCGCGGCTTACTTCCGCCAGGTCGAGAACGGAAAGTTCGTGCGCATGGCGCTGATCTATACGCTGCTGCGCTGGGCCGACGAGAACAGACCTTTCGAACGCACCCCGGTCTTCAGCGAACGGTATGTCGTGAACGAATACGAGTGCCCGAACCGCCGCTGCATCTCCGCCACGGAGGATGTCGACCGGCTGTTCCACCGTCAGGCGGACGGGACCTGCCGCTGTGCCTACTGCGAGGCGAAAGCCCGGTAG
- a CDS encoding endonuclease/exonuclease/phosphatase family protein, whose protein sequence is MKTSLFRFCGVLLLAAMLAPVCVHARKNPKNPKNNMRLLYWNIQNGMWSGQGDNYDKFVEWVRAYDPDVCVWCEAQSIYKTGTADKMDVADRYLVGNWGELAARYGHKYWYMGGHRDNYPQVITSKYPIENVERIVGSKPDSVVTHGAGWARIEKNGKTVNIVTLHTWPQGYAFEAKDRDASRAENGGDKYRRMEMEYICNHTIHSVPGAEKQFWMMMGDFNARSSRDNWFYKYPAGDTRFLVHDYILRHTPYVDVIAGKYPGEFKTTTGGKSRIDFVYCTPPLYERITHADVVTDAYTEPVRDPAKLSNFWHPSDHRPIVVDFNMK, encoded by the coding sequence ATGAAAACCTCCCTGTTCCGATTTTGCGGCGTGCTGCTTCTTGCGGCGATGCTCGCTCCGGTCTGCGTTCATGCCCGGAAAAACCCGAAGAACCCGAAAAACAACATGCGCCTGCTGTACTGGAACATTCAGAACGGAATGTGGTCCGGGCAGGGCGACAACTACGACAAGTTCGTGGAGTGGGTCAGGGCGTACGATCCGGACGTCTGCGTCTGGTGCGAGGCGCAGTCGATCTACAAGACCGGCACGGCCGACAAGATGGATGTCGCCGACCGTTATCTGGTCGGGAACTGGGGCGAACTGGCCGCCCGTTACGGCCACAAATACTGGTATATGGGCGGACACCGCGACAATTACCCGCAGGTGATCACGTCGAAATACCCGATCGAGAACGTCGAACGTATCGTCGGCTCGAAACCCGACAGCGTGGTGACGCACGGAGCGGGCTGGGCGCGCATCGAGAAGAACGGCAAGACGGTCAACATCGTAACGCTTCACACCTGGCCGCAGGGGTATGCCTTCGAGGCTAAGGACCGCGATGCGAGCCGTGCCGAGAACGGCGGCGACAAATACCGCCGCATGGAGATGGAATACATCTGCAACCATACGATCCATTCGGTTCCGGGCGCCGAAAAGCAGTTCTGGATGATGATGGGCGACTTCAACGCGCGTTCGTCGCGCGACAACTGGTTCTACAAATATCCGGCGGGCGACACGCGTTTCCTGGTGCACGACTACATTCTCCGGCACACGCCTTATGTGGACGTGATCGCCGGGAAATATCCCGGGGAGTTCAAGACCACGACGGGCGGCAAGTCGCGCATCGACTTCGTTTACTGCACGCCGCCGCTCTACGAGCGCATCACGCATGCCGACGTGGTGACCGACGCCTACACCGAGCCGGTCCGCGATCCGGCCAAACTTTCGAATTTCTGGCACCCCTCGGACCACCGTCCGATCGTGGTGGACTTCAATATGAAATGA
- the purC gene encoding phosphoribosylaminoimidazolesuccinocarboxamide synthase, translated as MKQLEMLYEGKAKQVFRTDDPDKIIIHYKDAATAFNNIKKATIENKGVLNNAISTLIFKELHKAGVKTHYIETINDRDQVCRRVTIIPLEVIVRNVIAGSMAQRLGIEEGTQPSNVIFDICYKKDELGDPLINDHHAVALGAATYEELNEMYAMTAKINEVLKELFLKMNIKLVDFKIEFGKTSDGEIVLADEVSPDTCRLWDATTNEKLDKDRFRRDLGKVREAYEEILARLQKIVG; from the coding sequence ATGAAACAGCTCGAAATGCTCTACGAGGGCAAGGCAAAACAGGTTTTTCGCACGGACGATCCTGATAAGATCATCATCCACTACAAGGATGCCGCTACGGCTTTCAACAACATCAAGAAAGCTACGATCGAGAACAAGGGCGTGCTGAACAACGCCATTTCGACCCTGATCTTCAAGGAGCTGCATAAGGCCGGCGTGAAGACCCACTATATCGAGACGATCAACGACCGCGATCAGGTCTGCCGCCGGGTGACGATCATTCCGCTGGAGGTGATCGTGCGCAACGTCATCGCCGGTTCGATGGCCCAGCGTCTCGGCATCGAGGAGGGCACGCAGCCCTCGAACGTCATTTTCGACATTTGCTACAAGAAGGACGAGCTGGGCGACCCGCTGATCAACGACCATCACGCCGTTGCGCTGGGCGCCGCTACGTACGAGGAGCTGAACGAGATGTACGCCATGACGGCCAAGATCAACGAGGTGCTCAAGGAGCTGTTCCTGAAGATGAACATCAAGTTGGTGGACTTCAAGATCGAGTTCGGCAAGACGTCGGACGGCGAGATCGTGCTGGCCGACGAGGTGTCGCCCGACACCTGCCGTCTGTGGGATGCCACGACCAACGAGAAACTCGACAAGGACCGTTTCCGCCGCGACCTGGGCAAGGTCCGCGAGGCTTACGAGGAGATTCTGGCGCGCCTGCAAAAAATCGTCGGGTAG
- a CDS encoding GH92 family glycosyl hydrolase, translating to MKNLILLFFSALAWGCCETPKHEISLRPSEYVTTLVGTQSDYSLSTGNTYPAVALPWGMNFWTPQTGKMGDGWAYTYGSHTIRGLKQTHQPSPWINDYGQFSIMPVRGKDKVDENARQSWFSHQSETAKPYYYSVYLADHDVVAEMAPTDRAAVLRFTFPESDESGVVIDAFDRGSQVKVMPDSRTVVGYTTRNSGGVPDNFRNWFVIRFDKPIESSKLFDGEREIAGSSVEGGHALAAVYFTTRRGEQVTARVASSFISEEQALRNLETEVGDADFETVKARAQERWDEVLGRIEVSGGTEEQYRTFYSCLYRSTLFPRKFYEIDAKGNPVHYSPYNGEVLPGYMYTDTGFWDTFRCLFPLLNLVYPSVNAEIQAGLANTYRESGFLPEWASPGHRGCMVGNNSASVVADAILKGVTPAEDVATLYEAMLAGRDKVHPTVSSTGRLGHEYYNTLGYVPYNVGINENAARTLEYAYDDWCIAQTAKMLGKDEDAKRLEKASQNYKNLFDPETRLMRGRNEDGTFQSPFSPYKWGDAFTEGNSWHYTWSVFHDPEGLATLMGGKTEFGKMLDSVFVVPPIYDDSYYGFRIHEITEMQVANMGNYAHGNQPAQHMIYLYNYVGQPWKAQWWTREVMDRLYSSKPDGYCGDEDNGQTSAWYVFSALGFYPVCPGSDEYAVGSPLFRKAAIHLENGQTVEIDAPQNCAENRYVGRMTVDGKVTGKTFLEYGELLGGAKIAFGMQPEPDKDRGAKPGDAPYSMSREDCR from the coding sequence ATGAAGAACCTCATACTGTTGTTTTTTTCGGCTTTGGCCTGGGGCTGTTGCGAAACCCCGAAACACGAAATTTCGCTGCGCCCTTCTGAATACGTCACGACGCTCGTGGGCACACAGTCCGACTACTCGCTTTCGACGGGCAATACCTATCCGGCCGTGGCCCTGCCGTGGGGCATGAACTTCTGGACGCCCCAGACGGGCAAGATGGGCGACGGCTGGGCCTACACCTACGGATCGCACACGATCCGGGGCCTGAAGCAGACGCACCAGCCCTCGCCGTGGATCAACGATTACGGACAGTTTTCCATCATGCCCGTGCGCGGCAAAGACAAGGTTGATGAAAATGCGCGCCAGAGCTGGTTCTCCCACCAGTCGGAGACGGCGAAGCCCTATTATTACTCGGTCTATCTGGCCGACCACGATGTCGTGGCCGAAATGGCTCCGACGGATCGCGCCGCCGTGCTGCGCTTCACCTTTCCCGAGTCGGACGAATCGGGCGTGGTGATCGACGCCTTCGACCGCGGGTCGCAGGTCAAAGTCATGCCCGACAGCCGCACCGTCGTAGGATACACCACGCGCAACAGCGGCGGCGTGCCCGACAATTTCCGCAACTGGTTCGTCATCCGCTTCGACAAGCCGATCGAAAGCAGCAAGCTGTTCGATGGGGAGCGGGAAATCGCCGGTTCGTCGGTCGAAGGCGGCCATGCGCTGGCGGCGGTGTACTTCACCACCCGCCGCGGCGAGCAGGTGACGGCGCGCGTGGCCTCGTCGTTCATCTCCGAAGAGCAGGCTTTGCGCAACCTCGAAACCGAGGTCGGCGATGCCGATTTCGAGACGGTGAAAGCCCGTGCGCAGGAGCGCTGGGACGAGGTGCTGGGGCGGATCGAGGTCTCGGGCGGCACCGAAGAGCAGTACCGGACCTTCTATTCGTGCCTCTATCGCTCGACCCTGTTCCCTCGCAAATTCTACGAGATCGACGCCAAAGGCAATCCGGTGCATTACAGCCCCTACAACGGCGAGGTGCTGCCGGGCTATATGTATACCGACACGGGTTTCTGGGATACGTTCCGGTGTCTGTTCCCGCTGCTGAACCTGGTCTACCCGTCGGTCAACGCCGAGATTCAGGCCGGGTTGGCCAACACCTACCGCGAGAGCGGCTTCCTGCCCGAATGGGCCTCGCCGGGCCACCGCGGCTGCATGGTGGGCAACAATTCGGCTTCCGTAGTTGCAGATGCGATCCTGAAAGGAGTGACGCCCGCAGAGGATGTCGCCACGCTCTACGAGGCGATGCTTGCGGGACGCGACAAGGTGCATCCCACGGTAAGCTCCACCGGTCGCCTCGGACACGAATATTACAACACGCTGGGCTACGTGCCCTATAACGTGGGCATCAACGAAAATGCCGCCCGGACGCTCGAATACGCCTACGACGACTGGTGTATCGCGCAGACGGCGAAGATGCTGGGCAAGGACGAAGATGCGAAACGGCTGGAAAAGGCTTCGCAGAACTATAAAAACCTGTTCGATCCCGAAACCCGCCTGATGCGGGGCCGCAACGAGGACGGCACGTTCCAGTCGCCGTTCAGCCCCTACAAGTGGGGCGACGCCTTCACCGAGGGCAACTCGTGGCACTACACCTGGTCGGTGTTCCACGATCCGGAGGGCCTTGCAACCCTAATGGGAGGCAAAACCGAATTCGGAAAAATGCTCGATTCGGTGTTCGTCGTGCCGCCGATCTACGACGACAGCTACTACGGGTTCCGCATCCACGAGATCACCGAGATGCAGGTGGCCAACATGGGCAACTACGCCCACGGCAACCAGCCGGCGCAGCACATGATCTACCTCTACAACTACGTCGGCCAGCCGTGGAAGGCGCAGTGGTGGACGCGCGAGGTGATGGACCGCCTCTATTCGTCGAAGCCCGACGGCTACTGCGGCGACGAGGACAACGGACAGACCTCGGCGTGGTATGTCTTCTCGGCTCTGGGATTCTATCCCGTGTGCCCGGGATCGGACGAGTATGCGGTCGGCTCCCCGCTGTTCCGGAAAGCGGCGATCCATCTGGAGAACGGCCAGACCGTGGAGATCGACGCCCCGCAGAACTGCGCTGAAAACCGTTATGTGGGACGGATGACCGTCGACGGCAAGGTCACCGGGAAGACGTTCCTCGAATACGGCGAGTTGCTCGGCGGCGCCAAGATCGCCTTCGGGATGCAGCCGGAGCCAGACAAAGACCGGGGCGCGAAGCCCGGGGATGCGCCCTATTCGATGAGCCGGGAGGATTGTCGATAA
- a CDS encoding phosphoribosylformylglycinamidine synthase, whose product MNNTTNYRIFVEKLPRFRVEAESLRRELNTNLNLSLGEVRLLCVYDLFGFSEELLEKSRYTVFGEVVTDSVTDTFDLAGRKYIAVEYLPGQFDQRAASAVDCVRLIDPEARVDIRSSRLLVFDDKATDGELAKIRHYYINAVESREKDLSVLSDMEQAEVKPVGVLEGFREMADSELEPYCKTMGLAMNADDLREVVKYFRSEGRDPYETELRILDTYWSDHCRHTTFTTELEGITVEESFVKEEIEDSLALYLRIRRELGREHKSLCLMDMATIGARYLRQKGLLDDLEVSEENNACSVYIDVDVDGRTEKWLLQFKNETHNHPTEIEPFGGASTCLGGAIRDPLSGRSYVYQAMRVTGAGNIYLPVSETLSGKLPQSVISKKAAAGYSSYGNQIGLATTHVREIYHDDYVAKRLEVGAVVGAVKAANVRRERPAPGDKIIMFGGRTGRDGIGGATGSSKEHDAKSLETCGSEVQKGNAPEERKLERLFRRSEVTRLVKKSNDFGAGGVSVAIGELADGLDIYLDRVKTKYSGLNSTELAISESQERMSVVVEAKDMEEFMGYCREENIEAVHVADVTDTARMRMFNGDRKVVDLKREFIDSAGAKHYAEARIGAVENRDPFAREVAGETLAERFTNNLKDNNVVSQRGLVEMFDATIGRSTVLMPFGGRMQRSETQVSVQKLPTDGYTDTASIMAFGYNPYVASWSPYHGAAYAVVEAAAKVVAAGARYERMRYSYQEYFERMTRNPESWGKPLGALLGALKMQVELGLPSIGGKDSMSGTFQDINVPPMLMAFGITTVDASKVISTDLKGAGHRIYLVRHTPLENRMPDTAQLKENFAFVSGRIESGKILSAWSVGFGGVGEGLAKMAFGNGIGAEVTMDEPKLYEYAYGSILVECEGTLEYPHAELLGFTVAEEALTVNGVKMPLEELYKANTEKFAAVYPDKGRNSAEVMTSAPAPKTFVYPGEAVETPVVYIPVFPGTNCDYDTAKAFRAAGAEVRTSVLCNIAGDDVLRSIAEMKEHIRRAHIFVLAGGFSAGDEPDGSAKFIVNVLNNKDIRDEIHALTDRGGLILGICNGFQALVKSGLLPYGRLGMVTKESPTLFRNDVNRHISQIVATRVATTASPWLRGFRPGELHSIAVSHGEGKFVVSEELARELFANGQVAFQYADAAGNPTAEAPWNPNGSSYAIEGIISQNGLILGKMGHTERYENNLFKNIAGNKQQSLFANAVAYFRKVQ is encoded by the coding sequence ATGAATAATACGACCAATTACCGCATTTTTGTCGAGAAATTACCCCGCTTCCGGGTCGAGGCCGAGAGCCTGCGCCGCGAGCTGAACACCAATCTGAACCTGTCGCTGGGCGAGGTGCGCCTGCTCTGCGTCTACGACCTTTTCGGCTTCAGCGAAGAGCTGCTGGAAAAGAGCCGCTATACGGTTTTCGGCGAGGTGGTGACCGACTCGGTGACCGACACGTTCGACCTCGCGGGGCGCAAGTATATCGCCGTGGAGTATCTGCCCGGGCAGTTCGACCAGCGCGCCGCTTCGGCCGTCGACTGCGTGCGGCTGATCGATCCCGAGGCCCGGGTCGACATCCGCTCGTCGAGGCTGCTCGTTTTCGATGACAAGGCGACCGACGGGGAGCTGGCGAAGATCCGGCATTACTACATCAACGCCGTCGAATCGCGTGAGAAGGACCTCTCGGTGCTCAGCGACATGGAGCAGGCCGAAGTGAAGCCCGTCGGGGTGCTCGAAGGGTTCCGGGAGATGGCGGATTCCGAACTGGAGCCTTACTGCAAGACGATGGGTCTGGCGATGAACGCCGACGACCTGCGCGAGGTGGTGAAATACTTCCGTTCGGAGGGGCGCGATCCCTACGAAACCGAGCTGCGCATCCTCGACACTTACTGGAGCGACCACTGCCGCCACACGACCTTCACGACTGAGTTGGAGGGCATCACCGTCGAGGAGTCGTTCGTCAAGGAGGAGATCGAAGATTCGCTGGCGCTGTACCTGCGTATCCGCCGCGAACTGGGCCGTGAGCACAAGAGCCTCTGCCTGATGGATATGGCGACCATCGGCGCGCGCTACCTCCGGCAGAAAGGCCTGTTGGACGATCTGGAGGTCTCGGAGGAGAACAACGCCTGCTCGGTCTACATCGACGTCGATGTAGACGGGCGGACCGAGAAGTGGCTGTTGCAGTTCAAGAACGAAACCCACAACCATCCGACCGAGATCGAACCTTTCGGCGGGGCTTCGACCTGTCTGGGCGGCGCCATCCGCGACCCGCTGTCGGGCCGCAGTTACGTCTATCAGGCGATGCGCGTGACGGGCGCGGGAAACATTTACCTGCCTGTGTCGGAGACCCTTTCCGGAAAACTGCCGCAGAGCGTCATTTCGAAGAAGGCCGCGGCGGGCTATTCGAGCTACGGCAATCAGATCGGACTGGCTACGACCCATGTCCGCGAGATTTATCACGACGACTATGTCGCCAAACGCCTCGAAGTGGGGGCTGTGGTGGGGGCCGTGAAGGCTGCGAACGTCCGCCGCGAGCGTCCCGCACCGGGCGATAAAATCATCATGTTCGGCGGCCGCACGGGCCGCGACGGCATCGGCGGTGCGACCGGCTCTTCGAAGGAGCACGACGCCAAGTCGCTCGAAACCTGCGGCAGCGAGGTGCAGAAGGGCAACGCCCCCGAGGAGCGCAAGCTCGAGAGGCTGTTCCGCCGTTCGGAGGTGACGCGCCTCGTCAAGAAATCGAACGATTTCGGAGCGGGCGGCGTCAGCGTCGCCATCGGCGAACTGGCCGACGGGCTGGACATCTACCTCGACCGCGTGAAGACCAAGTACAGCGGTCTGAACTCCACGGAACTCGCCATCAGCGAGTCGCAGGAACGCATGTCGGTGGTGGTCGAGGCGAAGGACATGGAGGAGTTCATGGGATACTGCCGCGAGGAGAACATCGAGGCGGTGCACGTGGCCGACGTGACGGACACGGCGCGCATGCGGATGTTCAACGGCGACAGGAAGGTCGTGGACCTCAAGCGCGAATTCATCGACAGCGCCGGGGCGAAGCATTATGCCGAGGCGCGGATCGGCGCGGTGGAAAACCGCGATCCCTTTGCCCGTGAAGTGGCGGGGGAGACCCTCGCCGAGCGTTTTACGAACAACCTCAAGGATAACAATGTCGTCTCGCAGCGGGGCCTCGTGGAGATGTTCGACGCGACGATCGGCCGCTCGACGGTGCTGATGCCCTTCGGCGGCCGCATGCAGCGCAGCGAGACGCAGGTCTCGGTGCAGAAACTCCCCACGGACGGCTATACCGACACGGCCAGCATCATGGCCTTCGGCTACAACCCCTACGTGGCTTCGTGGAGTCCCTACCACGGCGCGGCCTATGCCGTCGTGGAAGCTGCGGCGAAGGTCGTGGCCGCGGGTGCGCGTTACGAGAGGATGCGCTACTCCTATCAGGAGTATTTCGAGCGTATGACCCGGAATCCCGAGTCGTGGGGCAAGCCGCTCGGCGCGCTGCTCGGTGCGCTGAAGATGCAGGTCGAACTGGGCCTGCCTTCGATCGGCGGCAAGGACTCGATGTCGGGCACGTTCCAGGACATCAACGTTCCGCCGATGCTGATGGCCTTCGGCATCACGACGGTCGACGCTTCGAAGGTCATTTCCACCGACCTCAAAGGCGCAGGACATCGCATTTACCTCGTCCGCCATACTCCGCTGGAGAACCGGATGCCCGACACGGCGCAGCTGAAGGAGAACTTTGCGTTCGTCAGCGGGCGGATCGAGTCCGGGAAAATCCTCTCGGCGTGGTCCGTGGGCTTCGGCGGCGTCGGAGAGGGCCTTGCCAAGATGGCTTTCGGCAACGGCATCGGCGCGGAGGTGACGATGGACGAGCCGAAATTGTATGAATACGCCTACGGTTCGATCCTCGTCGAGTGCGAGGGCACGTTGGAATATCCGCATGCCGAACTGCTGGGCTTCACCGTCGCCGAGGAGGCGCTGACGGTCAACGGGGTGAAGATGCCGCTCGAAGAGCTTTACAAGGCCAATACGGAGAAATTCGCGGCCGTTTACCCCGACAAGGGCCGGAACTCGGCGGAGGTGATGACCTCCGCACCTGCCCCGAAAACGTTCGTTTATCCCGGCGAGGCGGTCGAGACCCCGGTGGTCTATATTCCGGTGTTCCCCGGCACGAACTGCGACTACGACACCGCCAAGGCGTTCCGCGCGGCGGGGGCCGAGGTCCGGACGAGCGTCTTGTGCAACATCGCCGGCGACGACGTTTTGCGCTCGATCGCCGAAATGAAGGAGCATATCCGCCGGGCGCACATCTTCGTGCTCGCAGGCGGTTTCTCGGCGGGCGACGAACCCGACGGAAGCGCCAAATTCATTGTCAATGTGTTGAACAATAAGGATATTCGCGACGAAATCCACGCTTTGACCGACCGCGGAGGCCTGATCCTGGGCATCTGCAACGGTTTCCAGGCGTTGGTCAAGTCGGGCCTTTTGCCTTACGGACGTCTGGGCATGGTCACCAAGGAGTCGCCGACGCTGTTCCGCAACGACGTCAACCGTCATATTTCGCAGATCGTCGCGACGCGCGTCGCGACGACCGCTTCCCCGTGGCTCCGCGGCTTCCGTCCGGGTGAACTGCATTCGATTGCCGTCAGCCACGGCGAGGGTAAGTTCGTGGTGAGCGAGGAGCTTGCCCGCGAGCTGTTCGCCAACGGGCAGGTGGCCTTCCAGTACGCCGATGCCGCAGGGAACCCCACGGCAGAGGCTCCCTGGAACCCCAACGGATCGTCGTACGCCATCGAGGGCATCATCTCGCAGAACGGGTTGATTCTTGGAAAAATGGGCCACACGGAGCGTTACGAAAACAACCTGTTCAAGAACATCGCCGGCAACAAGCAGCAGTCGTTGTTCGCCAATGCCGTGGCCTATTTCCGCAAAGTGCAATAA